In the genome of Triticum urartu cultivar G1812 chromosome 5, Tu2.1, whole genome shotgun sequence, one region contains:
- the LOC125507709 gene encoding probable ribosome biogenesis protein RLP24 produces MRLEKCWFCSSTVYPGHGIQFVRNDAKIFRFCRSKCHKNFKMKRNPRKVKWTKAYRRLRGKDMTQDATFEFERKRNRPERYDRNVTEQTLKAIPLITKIRHERQKKHITERQKAGKSMVRKSDAKELDQDIGMVPKKETENYVAKQKVLVSQLKTEENLMEE; encoded by the exons ATGAGGTTGGAGAAGTGCTGGTTCTGCTCCTCCACCGTCTACCCCGGCCACGGCATCCAGTTCGTCCGCAACGACGCCAAG ATCTTTCGGTTCTGCCGATCAAAATGCCACAAGAACTTCAAGATGAAGAGGAACCCTCGCAAGGTTAAGTGGACCAAGGCGTACAGGCGCCTGCGTGGAAAGGACATGACACAG GATGCCACGTTTGAGTTCGAGAGGAAGAGGAACAGGCCGGAGCGCTACGACCGTAACGTCACTGAGCAGACTCTGAAGGCCATCCCGCTTATCACGAAGATCAGACATGAACGGCAGAAGAAACACATTACAGAGAG ACAGAAGGCTGGTAAGAGCATGGTGCGAAAGAGCGACGCCAAGGAGCTGGATCAGGATATTGGCATGGTTCCCAAGAAGGAGACCGAGAACTATGTAGCCAAGCAGAAGGTTCTAGTTTCTCAGCTGAAGACCGAAGAGAATCTTATGGAAGAGTAA
- the LOC125507708 gene encoding 50S ribosomal protein HLP, mitochondrial-like produces MAAFLRSKCSSVGRTLMGSVGNNLYGGINSSAETVTRPSHCDAISQQIRTFIQMRTNLKVVDNSGAKRVMCIQSLRGKKGARLGDMIIGSVKEAQPRGKVKKGDVVYGVVVRAAMKKGRSDGSEVQFDDNAIVIVNNKGELIGTRVFGPVPHELRKKKHLKILALAEHIV; encoded by the exons ATGGCGGCGTTCCTGAGGTCAAAGTGCTCGTCAG TTGGGCGTACGTTGATGGGAAGCGTTGGAAACAATCTGTATGGGGGTATCAATTCGTCTGCTGAAACAGTGACAAGACCATCTCACTGTGACGCTATCAGCCAG CAAATCAGGACATTCATCCAGATGAGAACCAACCTCAAGGTGGTAGACAACTCTGGAGCCAAGCGGGTCATGTGCATACAGTCCTTGAGGGGGAAGAAAGGAGCTAGGCTTGGGGACATGATAATTGGTTCTGTGAAGGAAGCGCAACCTCGCGGCAAGGTCAAGAAAGGTGATGTGGTCTACGGTGTGGTTGTCCGTGCCGCTATGAAGAAAGGACGCAGTGACGGCAGCGAGGTCCAGTTTGATGACAACGCTATCGTCATCGTGAACAACAAAGGCGAGCTGATTGGCACTCGCGTCTTCGGTCCTGTTCCTCATGAGCTCAGGAAGAAGAAGCATCTCAAGATCTTGGCGTTGGCTGAACACATAGTTTGA